A window of the Ostrea edulis chromosome 1, xbOstEdul1.1, whole genome shotgun sequence genome harbors these coding sequences:
- the LOC125652668 gene encoding uncharacterized protein LOC125652668, which translates to MTNIAVEMEEPFMNDRGSFQRFLAAFCKRMNDNEDDSDILPFRPPNRHLRLEELQGECFDWSLRYLGLHKCPPTLASAITKEVYEQANKLDFKDFEDPTPDPTEERGTKENSKNEIQRPESVLDASSLMEHIIDIVDEVCQKWNKDLPPIPIPAQVHECYHYEIKNTRRKMEDRHVMLPDLNTLFDLKDFPQQSYYGVFDGHAGIEAAVYASNHLHVHLPTCEKFSSDPESALKCSYTATDDHFILKAQREGLKSGCTGVTVLIRDKTMYLAWLGDSQACLVRNGHAMSIMNPHKPERQDEKSRIEALGGVVLYMGTWRVNGNLAVSRAIGDISQKKFICSDADTTVIGLDGTEDYIVLACDGMWDGISQGDVPQIVHDHLQKTNGDKSSVARMLVEVAKENGSTDNITVVIIFLRDEIAAPAIAPVFSFDKISSSQGEDETEDVDGKNDSNSSGKGDNSESPSSNGGTEADGNEPKEGMEDNAKLQEPGDEIKDNSIKPDDTPLPVDRVLKKEAVFIIADTAPQNVEVEIKSPLPKQGHPISKEVKPLKVDSISKDIASSETALTSTVSPSAQKTTGNSLPVEIGLSTLLTYLPNQGSTISEFRHGLQMSSKPSSVSNSLAPLLEDLPVVSNYVIQEEIYRKKDLGKKKPKRNKNPKSREQNRDGQYVVPRRGRKKIDGSAPIVWAFTGKNTASVRNHKLSSLKNSQNSSKIILTNILNSGAVDPNIPSQPSSDIKFLEKISKSKHFAEPEPQNSEELPMPHTIFDYPLSTFTASSNFSTKSTSISKTKSSLVSQPKTNPKTVPAFHQSWRPRKLSKINTPAAIAEPPPTPFSNVKIHPSSEFSE; encoded by the exons TAAATGTCCACCTACCCTTGCTTCTGCTATCACTAAAGAGGTTTATGAACAGGCCAATAAATTAGACTTCAAAGATTTTGAAGACCCGACTCCAGACCCTACAGAAGAACGAGGCACCAAGGAGAACTCAAAGAATGAAATCCAACGTCCAGAGTCAG TTCTGGATGCTTCATCACTCATGGAACACATTATTGATATTGTGGATGAAGTGTGTCAAAAATGGAACAAAGACTTGCCACCTATTCCCATTCCAGCTCAGGTTCATGAATGCTACCactatgaaattaaaaatactcGAAGGAAAATGGAAGACAGGCATGTCATGCTTCCAGATTTGAATACTTTATTTGATCTCAAG GATTTTCCGCAGCAATCCTACTACGGAGTGTTTGATGGACATGCAGGGATCGAGGCAGCTGTATATGCATCCAATCACCTTCATGTTCATTTGCCAACCTGTGAAAAGTTCTCCAGTGATCCAGAGTCTGCCCTCAAGTGTTCATACACGGCCACAGATGATCATTTCATTCTAAAGGCTCAAAGAGAG gGATTAAAGAGTGGCTGTACTGGAGTGACAGTTTTAATCAGGGATAAGACTATGTACTTAGCATGGCTTGGAGACTCTCAGGCATGTCTAGTCCGGAACGGTCACGCTATGTCCATAATGAATCCACATAAACCAGAGCGACAG GATGAGAAAAGTCGTATCGAAGCTTTAGGCGGAGTTGTCCTGTACATGGGAACTTGGCGTGTTAATGGCAATTTGGCTGTGTCCAGGGCAATAG GAGACATAAGCCAAAAGAAGTTTATCTGCAGTGATGCGGATACCACTGTGATAGGTTTAGATGGCACGGAGGATTACATTGTCCTGGCCTGTGATGGCATGTGGGATGGCATATCACAGGGAGATGTGCCTCAGATAGTACACGACCACCTGCAGAAAACCAATGGCGATAAATCCAGTGTAGCTAGGATGTTGGTAGAAGTAGCAAAAGAAAACGGGTCAACAGACAACATAACTGTTGTGATAATTTTTCTCAGGGATGAAATAGCAGCACCAGCTATTGCACCAgttttttcatttgataagaTTTCTAGTTCTCAGGGAGAAGATGAAACAGAGGATGTGGATGGCAAGAATGACAGTAACTCTTCAGGAAAGGGGGATAACTCTGAAAGTCCATCCTCTAATGGTGGCACGGAGGCTGATGGCAATGAACCGAAAGAAGGGATGGAGGATAATGCAAAATTACAGGAGCCTGGAGATGAAATTAAAGACAACTCCATTAAACCAGATGATACTCCTCTTCCTGTTGATCGTGTCCTTAAGAAAGAGGCCGTTTTTATTATTGCAGACACTGCTCCTCAAAATGTTGAAGTTGAAATCAAGAGTCCTTTGCCCAAACAAGGACATCCAATTTCAAAAGAAGTTAAACCACTGAAAGTTGATTCTATTTCAAAGGATATTGCTTCTTCAGAAACTGCTTTAACTTCTACAGTTTCTCCGAGTGCTCAGAAAACTACAGGTAATAGTTTACCAGTGGAAATAGGATTGTCCACTCTTTTGACATACTTGCCAAATCAGGGCAGCACCATCTCCGAGTTCAGGCATGGGCTGCAAATGAGCAGCAAACCTAGTTCTGTGTCAAACTCTTTAGCACCCCTGCTGGAAGATTTACCAGTTGTTTCCAATTATGTAATTCAGGAAGAAATATACAGAAAAAAGGATTTGGGAAAGAAAAAAcccaaaagaaataaaaatcccAAAAGTCGGGAACAGAATCGCGATGGCCAGTATGTTGTCCCTCGAAGGGGGAGGAAAAAAATTGATGGATCTGCACCAATAGTATGGGCTTTCACTGGTAAAAATACAGCTTCTGTTAGAAACCATAAGCTCAgttctttgaaaaattctcagaaTTCCTCTAAAATAATCTTGACCAACATCTTGAACAGTGGTGCAGTTGATCCAAACATTCCTTCACAACCCAGTTCAGACATTAAGTTTCtagaaaaaatatctaaatccaaGCATTTCGCTGAACCTGAGCCGCAAAACTCTGAGGAACTTCCAATGCCCCACACAATATTTGACTATCCACTTTCCACTTTCACAGCATCCTCCAATTTCAGTACTAAATCTACCTCAATTTCCAAGACAAAATCATCCCTAGTCAGCCAACCGAAAACCAATCCGAAAACTGTTCCTGCTTTCCATCAATCTTGGCGACCCcgaaaattatcaaaaataaacacaCCAGCTGCGATTGCTGAACCTCCACCCACTCCTTTCTCCAATGTCAAGATTCATCCATCATCAGAATTTTCCGAATAA